Proteins from a genomic interval of Marmota flaviventris isolate mMarFla1 chromosome 8, mMarFla1.hap1, whole genome shotgun sequence:
- the Paqr9 gene encoding membrane progestin receptor epsilon, protein MEQLLGGSGLVLNLQQRPRSGHKGPDGDRPGLPSAREPAPELACVRPSGAPSTMPRRLQPRVTGTKGPPATAAGASGANRHCHPAASGDLPASAKQLLRWDEVPDDFVECFILSGYRRLPCTAQECLASVLKPTNETLNFWTHFIPLLLFLSKFCRLFFLSGRDVPFHHPWLLPLWCYASGVLLTFAMSCTAHVFSCLSLRLRAAFFYLDYASISYYGFGSTVAYYYYLLPGLSLLDARVMTPYVQQRLGWHVDCTRLIAVYRALVLPVAFVLAVACTVACCKSRTDWCAYPFALRTFVFIMPLSMACPIMLESWLFDLRGENPTLFVHFYRRYFWLVVAAFFNVSKIPERIQPGLFDIIGHSHQLFHIFTFLSIYDQVYYVEEGLRQFLQAPPAAPTFSGTVGYMLLLVVCLGLVIRKFLNNPEFYSKK, encoded by the exons ATG gagCAGCTACTCGGAGGATCGGGTCTGGTCTTGAACCTGCAGCAACGCCCCCGGAGCGGGCACAAAGGCCCCGACGGCGACCGGCCGGGGCTGCCTAGCGCGCGGGAGCCGGCGCCAGAGCTCGCCTGCGTGCGTCCTAGTGGAGCCCCGAGCACCATGCCGCGGCGCCTGCAGCCCCGGGTCACGGGCACAAAGGGCCCTCCCGCCACGGCTGCCGGAGCTTCGGGGGCCAACCGGCATTGTCATCCTGCAGCCTCCGGGGACCTCCCAGCGTCTGCCAAGCAGTTACTGCGTTGGGACGAGGTCCCCGACGACTTCGTGGAGTGCTTCATCCTGTCGGGCTACCGGCGCCTGCCATGCACGGCGCAGGAGTGTCTGGCCTCGGTGCTGAAGCCTACCAATGAGACGCTCAACTTCTGGACGCACTTCATCCCGCTGCTGCTGTTCTTGAGCAAGTTCTGTCGCCTGTTCTTCCTGAGCGGCCGCGATGTGCCCTTCCACCACCCGTGGCTGCTGCCCCTGTGGTGCTATGCGTCGGGTGTTCTGCTGACCTTCGCCATGAGCTGCACGGCGCACGTGTTCAGCTGCCTGTCGCTGCGCCTGCGCGCCGCCTTCTTCTACCTGGACTACGCGTCCATCAGCTACTATGGTTTCGGCAGCACAGTGGCCTACTACTACTATCTGCTGCCAGGCCTGAGCTTGCTGGACGCCAGAGTCATGACCCCGTATGTGCAGCAGCGCCTCGGCTGGCACGTGGACTGCACACGCCTCATTGCCGTCTACCGAGCGCTGGTGCTGCCGGTGGCCTTCGTGCTGGCTGTCGCATGCACGGTGGCCTGCTGCAAAAGCCGCACCGACTGGTGCGCCTATCCGTTCGCCTTGCGCACCTTCGTCTTCATCATGCCGCTCAGCATGGCCTGCCCCATTATGCTGGAGAGCTGGCTCTTCGACCTGCGTGGCGAGAACCCAACGCTCTTCGTGCACTTCTACCGTCGCTACTTCTGGCTGGTGGTGGCCGCCTTCTTCAACGTGAGCAAGATCCCCGAGCGCATCCAGCCAGGCCTCTTCGACATCATCGGCCACAGCCACCAGCTCTTCCACATCTTCACCTTCCTCAGTATCTATGACCAGGTGTACTACGTAGAGGAGGGCCTGCGCCAGTTCCTCCAGGCCCCACCTGCTGCGCCCACCTTCTCGGGCACCGTGGGCTACATGCTGCTGTTGGTGGTTTGCTTAGGGTTGGTCATCAGGAAGTTCCTAAACAACCCCGAATTCTACAGTAAAAAGTGA